Proteins co-encoded in one Papaver somniferum cultivar HN1 chromosome 5, ASM357369v1, whole genome shotgun sequence genomic window:
- the LOC113279910 gene encoding uncharacterized protein LOC113279910: MEAWREEVQVCTYEQRFFVIMLSNSDDNEKISASNWFINHRALKLIDWYPGFNSEKQKTSHAAVWVRFPGLPMKLWTEKSILSMGKILGTRIVVDQRTLSLEYGHFASVLVDIDFAKHIPKCIALTAGGRKFWQYQDIPNDPKFCFACNIIGHCDDECKKKNSNTSSSKVIAKKVENVPLANKRKGNNQQWQVKEKKDDEIGGASNSKVDEAQKVDNRNVKKFVAPVLFPDDKQLEEDLNNSFIEYREAHIKLIRCKNVIAAKAAIAARQVDKSVNNSNSEVTERNAQSKQNIETSGAKQKKKHGRSCDQTKVRAESACHAYICEVMEKEEEQFLENSSDSEGSIGSKEWGEVDAYILGRKNARK, from the exons ATGGAAGCTTGGCGTGAAGAAGTGCAAGTTTGTACCTATGAGCAAAGGTTTTTCGTTATTATGTTATCAAACTCAGATGATAATGAGAAGATTTCTGCTTCAAACTGGTTTATCAATCATCGTGCGCTGAAGTTAATTGATTGGTACCCAGGGTTCAATTCGGAGAAACAAAAGACTTCCCACGCAgctgtttgggtacgttttcCAGGGCTTCCGATGAAGTTATGGACAGAAAAATCAATTCTTTCCATGGGAAAAATTCTTGGAACACGaattgtggtggatcaaagaaccctaagtCTAGAATATGGCCACTTTGCTTCTGttttggtggatattgattttgcAAAACATATCCCTAAATGTATTGCTTTAACTGCAGGTGGTAGAAAATTTTGGCAATATCAAGATATTCCTAATGATCCTAAGTTCTGTTTTGCTTGTAACATTATAGGGCACTGTGACGATGAGTGTAAAAAGAAGAATAGTAATACATCTTCGAGCAAAGTTATAGCTAAAAAGGTTGAAAATGTTCCATTGGCTAACAAGAGGAAAGGTAATAACCAACAATGGCaggtaaaagaaaagaaagatgatgAAATCGGTGGTGCATCCAACTCTAAGGTTGATGAGGCACAAAAAGTTGATAATAGGAATGTTAAAAAATTTGTTGCTCCAGTTCTTTTCCCTGATGATAAACAGTTAGAGGAGGATCTTAATAACTCTTTTATTGAGTATCGTGAAGCACATATCAAGCTGATTAGGTGCAAGAATGTTATTGCTGCTAAAGCAGCTATTGCTGCACGTCAAGTTGATAAATCCGTGAACAACTCAAACTCTGAAGTTACGGAAAGGAATGCACAATCAAAACAGAATATAGAAACTTCTGgcgcaaagcaaaaaaaaaaacacggaaGAAGCTGTGATCAAACAAAAGTCCGTGCAGAATCAGCCT GCCATGCTTATATTTGTGAGGTTATGGAGAAGGAGGAGGAACAATTTTTAGAGAATTCAAGTGATTCTGAAGGTAGTATTGGTTCGAAAGaatggggtgaagttgatgcatATATTCTAGGAAGGAAAAACGCTAGAAAATAG